The genomic stretch CCGCGAGGAAGACGCCGTAGAACGCGCTGAGCGCGGTGGCCTCGTGCGCGATGGACAGCCCGATGAAGACGTTGGCAACGGCGCAGGCCACCGCGGCGCGGCCGACGTAGTGGTGGTACCAGTTCCAGTACCGCCTCACCTTGGACCCCTTGTCCGGCCGCGCCAGGAACGCCAGCACCTGGAGGCagccgaagacgaggacggcgACGCCGAGCGCCTGGTGGCTGTCGGCGCCGGGCACGTCGTCGCGGAGCTTGAACCCTGCGGCGACACCGACGGCGCCGAGCACGAACCCGACCCCCTGCACGGAGACGTGCGCGTAGAACCAGAACGGGTCGTGGCGCCTGAAGTAGCGCGCCAGCGCGACGCCGACCGGCATGAGCACGCCCCACCCGAGCCCGGCCATCGCGCCGTGCCATTTCCTCGTGTTGAACGCGCCGGCGCTGGTGGACGCGGCGACGCCCGTGGCGTAGtcgacggcggcggaggcgtAGCTGCGGTGCCGCACGAGGTAGTTGTTCGAGAGCTGCGCGCCCGAGGGCCCGACGGCGTAGATGAGGTagggcggcggctgctgctgcgcgtcGGCGGCGGTGAACTGGAAGGCGAGGTAGAGGCGCGACGATTGCGCCACCAGGAGCGTGGTGCCCGGGACCAGCGCCAGGCTGCCCTGGTCCGGCGGGCAGCTCCCCGGGCTCGTGCCGCCCAGCCGGTACTGCTTGGCCACCCCGACCCCGCTGCCGCCGGTCGTCCAGCCGGCCACCGCGCTGCTCCCCACCATGGACCCGTCCGACGAGAACCCCACCGAGATGTAGCCGCCACCGTCCGGCGCCGACAGCACGAAGCTCCACGTGTTGTTCTGCCCGCTCTTCCCGTACTGCATGTATATATGCAAGCGCGCCGTGGCCGTTGTTGCAGACGGAGGCAATGAAAACATGTACAAGTAGTAATACAAGTGTATTTGTAAATGACGTACGCGCAGGATGAAGCCTTGGGAGGTCCATGCGTCGAAGCAGGTGAGGTTGGAGGTGTCGAAGGGGATGAGGCGGCTGACGGCGGCGAGGCCGGtggtggtgctggtgctggtgcacGAGTCGGCAGTCTGAGACATCGCGACGGAGCTGCACAAGCAGCATAGCAGCAGCACGACCAGTGCTCTGCTAGTGCCGGGACTGGGAGAACAAGAAGACCTCGGCTTCATGTCAGTATACGATCTGTCACCTCTCTGCCGGTTGCGTGGTCTGCAGGCGTCAGGCGTGTCCGATCTGGGGCTGTGGGCTGCGGTGGCCGGTGGGAGCCTGCAGATTGATGGGATGAGAGTGCCCGGGGCTGTGGTTTCCTGGCCAAAACGGAGGTGCAGATATATACTCTATATACCAAGTGTCACGTTAGACAACGCGTGGCAGTTGAGCGGTGGCAATTGTCGTACACAAATCTAGCGTCACGTTAGACCTGGAAACTGGTTTATTTTTGCGTAAATCTTTTAGTTGGTGGTTTAGCCACACACTTCACCTTTTAATTACATACATATGGACATACTACATAGGAGTAAGTACTTAATTAGAAGAACGTTTAGACAGATATGAAACTGCAAACAACGGGCAACTGATCTGGTGTCGTCTACGGATTGTACTAACCTTCTAGACAttctgatatatatgtgtagacaTTCTAATCAATGATACAACCTGCACATTGACCTGGCACACGTTGGTTGCATGCAGgctatacatatatacatacacgCACTGCGTACACCTTTTATCCTCTATCTGTGTCTCCTGCCGCTGCTGGTGCAACTGGCTTAGTGGCTTGTGCTATCTATTAGGAGTAATAACCAAGCTAAAATTTGGCGTAGTCGCGCCGAATTGGTGACCATGAACTTTTGATCAACTTTGGCTACCAAAATGAACAACTTTGGCTACCAAAATGAACTAAGGTGGCGAAATAAAGAGGACGCCAAACGATTAAATTTGTCATGCATCCAACCAAATGATAGCCAGAATTGAGCTAAAATTTGGCTTGCGTATAGCTTAGATATTGAACCAAACTCACTCAAGTTGCAAAATCATTCAACATATATAAGAGATGCTGAGATAAAGGCATCTATCGTTGCATGTTGCTTGCCCTGCATGCTCAGATCGAAAGAGGAGACCCAGACCACGCGCGGTTGCCCAACTTCCAAATTCCAACGGACGCGTTCGTTGGATACGCATCTCCGGACTCCGATCTGTCTCTAGCAGACAAACAACCTCAAGTACTACGACGGTCGCGTGGAGGCCACACGCATTACTGTGCCAACGACAGACAAGCTCAGAACGAAGATAGCATTTCTGGTAATTTAATAAGCTTGAGCCCTAGAAGGTTCCAGGCCGTGCAATATTAAAACCTTCGTTTACCATTTGATTAGTGCTAAGCTACTGGGCCGGGTGGGGGCTACTACATACCACGGGCACGGCCGGGATATGTagtgtttttttttgggggggttgCAAGTGCAAAGGGTGCTATCTGGCTATCCTGCTTTGGATCTTCCCGGCCCCGGCCAGGGCACTGAACCTGCCCGTGAATTCAGTAAGGtccgcgacgacgacgacttacAATGGTAGTGGTTGGGTCGTGGTGTCgtcggtcgtcgtcgtcgtctggaGTCTCGACTCTCGACCAAAAGAACCAGCAAACCGAAAGCACTTGTCCCCGCAAATGGTGTCGCCTGGGCTTGCACTTGCACGCACCCTCCACGTCTCATCACATGGGGCTTCGCTTTGAGCCTTTGACAATAGTGCATCGGGCGTGTGGCGACCACGCGCCTTGCCGTGTCAGTCAAACCGTGCTGGACAGTCCGGTCTTGTttattagttccaaaaaattttcgagatttttcgtcacattgaatcttgcagcacatacataaagcactaaatatatagtaaaaaaataactaattacataatttacctataatttgtgagacgaatcttttaagtctagttagtctataattagacaaaaaTTGTCAAattcaaacgaaagtgctacagtgcccgaaaccaaaaaaaaaagttctccAACCGAACAAGGCCTCACTGATCGTGATGgcaaccttgtttagttcattctaaaaaccaaaaaaaattaagatttttatcacatcgaattttgcggcacatgcatgaagcactaaatataaacgaaaatcaaaactaattgcacagtttacctataaatcgtgagataaatcttttaagcctagttactctgtaattggacaatgtttgtcaaataaaaacgaaagtgctacagtcccGAAAATCAAAATGTTTTCGGAacgaaacaaggccttatttttgtttttagggcttgtttagttcatacagaaaaacaaaaaacttttcaagattctctgtcacctcgaattttgcggcacatacatgaagcactaaaatatagatgaaaataaaaacttattgcacagtttaactgtaaaatcgtgagatgaatcttttaagcctaattacttcatgattggacaatgtttgtcaaataaaaacgaaagtgctacagtctcaaaaataaaataaaaaaatcaaaattaaacaaggcctagtcaaTTTTACTGAAATGGCGCGGTTGGTAAAACATTCTACCAGGAATAAAAGTGCCGTGAAtttgttcgtttgagcttatcagccgaatctgttaGCCATTTAGCAGTTTTTTTCTATCATAATAAATTAACAATCCGTTTTGTGAGGCTCACATGGCTCTCGGTTTTGCACTGTTCATACATTGTAGCGCAAATACAATAGTGTATGTACAGTGCCTAAGCACAAGAAGCTAAAGCCAGAAAAAATTCTACCAAATAAAGCTTAAGCGTGCCATCACCTTTCGTCGTCTTATTATTATACttgttcttaggccttgtttagttccttcccaaaaaattttcgcgaCATTATAGtagtttcgtttgtttgtggtaattattgtccaatcatagactaactaggctcaaaaaattcatctcgtaaatttcgaccaaactgtgtgattagtttttatttttgtttatatttaatacttcgtacatgtatctaaagattcgatgtgatagagaatcttgaaaagtttttggattttgaatgGAAGTAAATAAGACATTAGATAGTGTTCTCACCAAATGTACTTTGATTTATCGGGCCTTGGTAGGCCAATGAATGAAATGATCAGGTGGGGACTCTCTCCCCTTCCGTCaactataaaaaaaatattaattctGTCCTCAGTACTGTTTTTTTCCTCATGCACTTGGATTGGGAGAAGAGCTTTTTTCTTCTGGCACAAGTATATATCTTATTTACACTAAGTTACTGTtggttcagttttttttttttgaatgaaaAAAGTCTAAAAAATGCCCTCAACTATAATGAGTCGTCTAACCAGGGCCCTGACTTTTAAAACCGTCTAATCTTCATATTAAGATATGCGAAACAGGGCACCCTATGACTGTTTTGGTGGGTGGCATTGGGGACGTGGCGGCTTGTCATCCCAAAATCCTGTACCAGGTTGGCACGTCCATACGACGAGGTGGTGCTGCCCGAGCATGGagcaggagctgaggaccgacggCGGCGGCAACCTCAGGGCGGCACACAACTCTGTCTGCTTCTCTGGCACGCTCATCGACGGCCCGCGCATCCAGTAGCTGCTCCTCCACTGCGCCGCGGCGCTCGAGTCCAACGACGTCACGCTGGCGCAGCAGGCCATGTGGGTGCTCAACAACATCGCCTCCTCACAGGGGGACCCCAGCCAGCGCCTCACGTCGTGGCTGCTCCGCGCGCTGGTCGCGCGCGCGTGCCGCCTGTGCGGCCCGACCGGCACTATCCAGGCCGCCGCCGGGGCGCCCGCGCCGCGGGAGCGCGCCATGTCGGTCACGGAGCTCGCCGAGTACATCGATCTCACGCAGTGGCACCGGTTCTGCTTCACGGCCTCCAACAGCACCATCCTCCGGGCGGTGGCGGGCAGCGCGGTGCACATCATCGACCTCAGGGTCACACGCGTCCGTGCTGTCCAACCGGCAGTCGCTGGAGCTACGGGACGGCGAGGCGCTCGTCGTCAACTGCTAGAGCTGGATCCGCCACGTCGCGCCCGGTTTCAGGGACACGTTCCTCGACATCGTCCGCACGCTGAACCCGTGCTTGGTCACCGTGACCGGCGAGGACGCGGACCTGGACTCGCCGAGCCTGGCCACCCGCATCGCGGGCTGCTTCGACTTCCACTGGATCTTGTTCGACGCCCTGGACACAGCGGCGCCCAGGGACAGCCCGTGGCGGGTGGAGCACGAGGCGGCTGTGGGCCGGAAGATCGAGAGCGTCGTCGGGGACGACGACGCCGACGGAGCGGAGCGCGTCGAGTCCGGCGCGAGGCTCGCCGAGCAGATGCGGAGGAACGGGTTCGCGAGCGTGGGGTTAGACGAAGACGCGGCAGCCGAGGTGAGGCGCCTTCTGAGCGAGCACGCCACCGGGTGGGGCGTGAAGCGGGAGGAGGACATGCTCGTGCTCACCTGGAAGGGCCATGACGCCAGCGTGGAAAACCGCCGCCACGCTGGACGCCACGTCCCCAATACCACCCACCAAAACAGTCATAGGGTATAATTTGCCCTGTTTCACATATCTTAATGCGAAGATTGGACGGTTTTATAAGTCATAGCCCTGGTTAGACGACTCATCATAGCTGAGGGCGTTTTttagactttttccttttttaatgAAAATGTTGGCTCAGTTTTTCGATAGGGCACTGTATGCTTGTATTCATGTAGAGTGAGTGTGAGTATAGATGTGTGTTGTGCTATGATTCTAAAAGTTAGAGAGACATGGGAAGAAAAGGGAGACTAGGAGAGACAAGCTAAAGCTGCTGATCTAAATGCAGCAACTGATCGCGATATGCACTCACAATGACTACACGACAAGTTCAGATATAATACATTCTCTTTATTAACTCTATGTttgcaagagagagagagagaagtaaCATGGTACTCAAACTCTGGGTGACGAGTAGCCGACATTAAGCAGTAGACGCGGCTAGACGCGGTGCATCTTTGACACTTCTTGAGAATATCCAGGCTTGATCAGGTATGTTGCCGCTGATTTTCGATTAACGGCCCACGGTTTTCACCTACTGTACTTGATAATAGGTagtactctctccattccaaattgtaagtcattccaaaaatcttggagagtcaaacttttcaaaatttaaccaaatttatatgataaaataattattattatgataccaactaaatattattagattcttccttaattatattttcatagtatactcactttatttacgttataaatcttagtatttcactctacaattttggtcaaacgtgaaaatgctttgactctttaagatttttggaatgactctTACAATtttgaatggagggagtagtatatAACACTGCCACGTGTCAAGCGCCACGCTTGGTGCACGCTACAGGGGCCATCATATCATCTGTGTGTATTGTGTTAATTTAGTGATTTACAGTCTGTTCGAATGAATTTATCTGCCAAATCTACCAatcatttaataatatttttatctcaCAATAAGTTAATAAACCATACTTTTAATCATGCTTATCAACCAAGCAACCAAGCCAACAAATATCAGTATGTCACACACCTAGATTCCCTCTAACAATTTAGGGAACAAGTCTTAACCCTCTAAATTATTGGTAGTTGTCTACTTTGCCCAAGCTCCTTACGTATAAAACTAGTTATTCTTCCTCTTAAATTATTGAAAATAATTTTAATAACCTCATAAACCGGTCTTAAAAGTGGTTTCGCTAACGTAAAATATTAAAAAGTGAAGTTTATATAACTCCCTAACATATCAAAAGGTTAACCCCTCAGCTGTAAAATATGATATTGTACCCCTTAATACATTTAATAATATTCAAATGACCTCTCCTGTGGTATTTTAGAGATGTTTGGACATGAACTTCATCTTGCAGTTCATGATAATTCGTGTAATTTTGACCCAAAATTTAATAGAATTTTACCAAATTCAAAATGTCTCAAAATCAACGAATGTTTTACTATATACCACGGTTTATATATACACAAGCGTTTCACAAAAAAAGGCTGTATATATGCCAATGAAACGAATGCCATATACATCAATCATACAACTGTCACATACAGAGGCAGCTCACTACACGTACGTACAGAACAAATAATGCCACGAGAAGAAATAATACAAGTGAATGCTAATCACAGACCGTATGGCAACCATATGCGTCCATGCGTGCAACGGTGCAAGTGCAACGGAAAGGAAAAGGTGTAGCTGCAGCGTGAAGTCCATCCTCTCTCCATGTACCGCGCGGGACGGATCAATGCCTACGTCTCCATTCCTCGAGCACAAGACAAACCACCGCGAAGACCCCGATGAAAACGCCATACACGTAGCTCCACTCCTGCCGTTCGTTGGCCAACGAGAGGCCGTAGAAGACGTTGGCGACGCCGAGCACGACGGCCGCCCTGCCCACGCTGTGGTGGTACCAGTTCCAGTACCTCCTCGCCTTGGTCTCCTTGGCCGGCCTCGCCAGCACCGCCATCACCTGCAGGCAGGCgcagacgacgacggcgacgccgATGCCCTTGTGGGTGGCGACGGGGGCgcgctcgtcgtcgtcgagcctGAAACCGGCGACGACGGCCAGCGCGCCGAGCAGGAACCCGAGGCCTTGCGCGACGACGTGCGCGTAGAACCAGAACGGGTCGAACCGCTTGAAGAAGCGCGCCAGCGCCACGCCCGCCGGGACCAGCACGCCCCAGCTGATGAGCGCGAGCAAGCCGTGCCGCCGCGCTGCGCTCAGgaaggcgccgccgccgccgctggcgcCCGAGCTGCTGGATGCTGAGGCTGGGGACGTGCGCCTCTCGCCCTTCCCCTGGTCACCATCTTCGTCGCCACCGTCACCGTTTCCCTTGCCCTTTCCTTCGCCGCCCTCTctgccatcgtcgtcgtcgtcgtcacctGCACACGCGATCCACATCCACCCACGCAAATCGATCAGAATGTTGTCAGTCAAGAAACAGATCGATGCGCGCGCGGATTTAATCCTTTTTGGCGAACGTACCGCCGCCGGTAGCAGGGCTGCCGCCGCCACTGGTGCCGCCGGACAGGCTGATGGTGCCGGCCGCCATGTCCTGGTGCTGCGGCAGCAGCCCGTTCGACCCGGGCAAGGTGGCGCTAGGGCCGACGGCGTAGACGACGTTGGTGAGCGGCTGCCCGTCGAGCTGGAACGCGAGGTAGAGCCGGGACCCCTTGGACACG from Sorghum bicolor cultivar BTx623 chromosome 3, Sorghum_bicolor_NCBIv3, whole genome shotgun sequence encodes the following:
- the LOC8056102 gene encoding cytochrome b561 and DOMON domain-containing protein At3g07570, which gives rise to MKPRSSCSPSPGTSRALVVLLLCCLCSSVAMSQTADSCTSTSTTTGLAAVSRLIPFDTSNLTCFDAWTSQGFILRYGKSGQNNTWSFVLSAPDGGGYISVGFSSDGSMVGSSAVAGWTTGGSGVGVAKQYRLGGTSPGSCPPDQGSLALVPGTTLLVAQSSRLYLAFQFTAADAQQQPPPYLIYAVGPSGAQLSNNYLVRHRSYASAAVDYATGVAASTSAGAFNTRKWHGAMAGLGWGVLMPVGVALARYFRRHDPFWFYAHVSVQGVGFVLGAVGVAAGFKLRDDVPGADSHQALGVAVLVFGCLQVLAFLARPDKGSKVRRYWNWYHHYVGRAAVACAVANVFIGLSIAHEATALSAFYGVFLAVGVLASVVLEVRLWRTARSSH
- the LOC8078668 gene encoding cytochrome b561 and DOMON domain-containing protein At3g07570, with product MARTMRARAPKHLVRQCTPRPLFSVFLIALCFAASNLPSASSADSCSNGLSLGSLVPFNTTGLTCFQAWPSQDFVLRFGKAAAPGSNAWSFVLSAPDNGGYVSIGFSPTGRMVGSSAVAGWVTAAGAGSARQYYLGGTTSRSCPPDQGKLTLASATVVSKGSRLYLAFQLDGQPLTNVVYAVGPSATLPGSNGLLPQHQDMAAGTISLSGGTSGGGSPATGGGDDDDDDGREGGEGKGKGNGDGGDEDGDQGKGERRTSPASASSSSGASGGGGAFLSAARRHGLLALISWGVLVPAGVALARFFKRFDPFWFYAHVVAQGLGFLLGALAVVAGFRLDDDERAPVATHKGIGVAVVVCACLQVMAVLARPAKETKARRYWNWYHHSVGRAAVVLGVANVFYGLSLANERQEWSYVYGVFIGVFAVVCLVLEEWRRRH